A single window of Nocardioides kongjuensis DNA harbors:
- a CDS encoding ABC transporter permease, which yields MTPRVTLAIAVRVLTQLRRDHRTLAMLLVLPCLLQVLLWWIFQDQSFVFDRIGPALLAIFPFFVMFLVTSITTLRERSGGTLERLFTMPMGRLDFLVGYALAFGAIAAVQAALAASVAIGLLDLDLRGPDVLLLLVGVVDAVLGTALGLFVSAFARTEFQAVQFLPAIVVPQILLCGLIVPRDRLPQVLEKVADVMPLTWAVDAMEHLATTTRTGAVWRDVGIVVAFAVAALALGAATLRRRTD from the coding sequence ATGACGCCCCGGGTGACCCTGGCGATCGCCGTACGCGTGCTGACCCAGCTGCGCCGCGACCACCGCACGTTGGCGATGCTGCTCGTGCTCCCGTGCCTGCTGCAGGTGCTGCTGTGGTGGATCTTCCAGGACCAGTCCTTCGTCTTCGACCGGATCGGGCCGGCCCTGCTCGCGATCTTCCCGTTCTTCGTGATGTTCCTCGTCACCAGCATCACCACGCTGCGCGAACGCTCCGGCGGCACCCTGGAGCGGCTGTTCACGATGCCGATGGGCCGCCTCGACTTCCTGGTCGGCTACGCGCTGGCCTTCGGTGCGATCGCCGCCGTGCAGGCCGCCCTCGCCGCGAGCGTCGCGATCGGGCTGCTCGACCTCGACCTGCGCGGCCCCGACGTGCTGCTCCTGCTCGTGGGTGTCGTCGACGCCGTCCTCGGCACGGCGCTCGGCCTGTTCGTCTCCGCCTTCGCCCGCACCGAGTTCCAGGCCGTGCAGTTCCTGCCGGCGATCGTGGTCCCGCAGATCCTGCTCTGCGGGCTGATCGTCCCGCGCGACCGCCTGCCCCAGGTGCTCGAGAAGGTCGCCGACGTGATGCCCCTGACCTGGGCGGTCGACGCGATGGAGCACCTCGCGACCACGACCCGCACCGGCGCGGTGTGGCGCGACGTCGGCATCGTCGTGGCGTTCGCCGTGGCGGCGCTCGCCCTCGGCGCGGCGACCCTCCGGCGTCGTACCGACTGA
- a CDS encoding proline dehydrogenase family protein, which yields MRPLRDTLTLLSRSAPMRRVLRQLVAGERVDDVVRAAAGLAAHGFPVGIDLLAAPARTEAEAFAAVAAYRTLLDRLADAGLAAGTDVAVRPEVLGEPLLGGARKVCRTAARVGATVTVEQPASGDVDATLALVAALRAEFPDVGVALRAGEPRTEDDCRALSATGSRVRLERGGATDVAEVDKSYVRCLKVLLAGDGYPMIATHDPRLVEIAAALASRYGRAPSTYEIQMRDGIRVPEQRRLAARGEQVRVRLAYGAAWHGYLVGRVAERPADLRLFLTSLVSRR from the coding sequence ATGCGACCGCTGCGGGACACCCTGACGCTGCTGTCCCGCAGCGCGCCGATGCGCCGGGTCCTGCGCCAGCTGGTGGCCGGTGAGCGGGTCGACGACGTGGTCCGGGCCGCCGCGGGGCTGGCCGCGCACGGGTTCCCGGTCGGCATCGACCTGCTGGCGGCGCCGGCGCGGACCGAGGCGGAGGCGTTCGCTGCCGTGGCGGCGTACCGGACCCTCCTCGACCGGCTCGCCGATGCCGGCCTGGCCGCCGGCACCGACGTGGCCGTCCGGCCGGAGGTGCTCGGCGAGCCGCTGCTCGGCGGCGCCCGCAAGGTCTGCCGCACCGCGGCCCGGGTCGGCGCCACCGTGACCGTGGAGCAGCCCGCGTCGGGCGATGTCGACGCGACCCTCGCCCTGGTCGCTGCGCTGCGAGCCGAGTTCCCCGACGTCGGGGTGGCCCTGCGTGCGGGAGAGCCCCGGACGGAGGACGACTGCCGGGCGCTGAGCGCCACCGGCAGCCGGGTGCGGCTCGAGCGCGGCGGCGCGACCGACGTGGCCGAGGTCGACAAGTCCTACGTGCGCTGCCTCAAGGTGCTGCTCGCAGGCGACGGCTACCCGATGATCGCCACCCACGACCCCCGGCTGGTCGAGATCGCGGCCGCCCTCGCGAGCAGGTACGGTCGCGCCCCCTCGACGTACGAGATCCAGATGCGCGACGGCATCCGGGTGCCCGAGCAGCGGCGACTGGCAGCGAGGGGCGAGCAGGTACGGGTCCGCCTGGCCTACGGCGCCGCGTGGCACGGCTACCTGGTGGGACGAGTGGCGGAGCGTCCCGCCGACCTGAGACTCTTCCTCACGTCGTTGGTCTCCAGAAGGTGA
- the proC gene encoding pyrroline-5-carboxylate reductase: MSEQGVGEKRTAVIGAGVMGETLLSGLIRAGRSAEALVVVEKRTERAAELAGRYGVRVVNDVTEAAVAETVLLVVKPQDMADVLTELGPALRPGQLLVSLAAGITTGFVEARVPDGVAVVRVMPNTPALVDQGMAAISPGTHCDESHLAEAEELMASVGRVVRVPEKQQDAVTAISGSGPAYVFFVVESMIEAGVHLGLPRTIAQELVIQTLVGSATMLRETGEHPAVLREQVTSPGGTTAAALRELEVHRVRAAFLAALEAARDRSRELGS; encoded by the coding sequence GTGAGTGAGCAGGGCGTGGGCGAGAAGCGGACCGCAGTCATCGGTGCCGGTGTGATGGGGGAGACCCTCCTGTCCGGCCTGATCCGGGCCGGCCGGAGCGCTGAGGCGCTCGTGGTCGTCGAGAAGCGGACCGAGCGCGCTGCCGAGCTCGCCGGGAGGTACGGCGTCCGCGTCGTCAACGACGTCACCGAGGCCGCGGTGGCCGAGACCGTCCTGCTCGTCGTCAAGCCGCAGGACATGGCCGACGTGCTCACCGAGCTCGGCCCGGCGCTGCGGCCCGGCCAGCTCCTGGTCTCCCTCGCCGCCGGCATCACCACCGGCTTCGTGGAGGCCCGTGTGCCCGACGGCGTCGCCGTCGTCCGGGTCATGCCCAACACGCCCGCCCTCGTCGACCAGGGCATGGCGGCGATCTCGCCCGGCACGCACTGCGACGAGAGCCACCTCGCCGAGGCCGAGGAGCTGATGGCGTCGGTCGGCCGCGTGGTGCGGGTGCCCGAGAAGCAGCAGGACGCCGTCACGGCGATCAGCGGCTCCGGTCCGGCCTACGTCTTCTTCGTGGTCGAGTCGATGATCGAGGCCGGCGTCCACCTCGGCCTGCCGCGCACCATCGCCCAGGAGCTCGTCATCCAGACCCTGGTCGGCTCGGCGACCATGCTGCGCGAGACCGGGGAGCACCCGGCGGTGCTGCGCGAGCAGGTCACCTCGCCCGGCGGTACGACGGCGGCGGCCCTGCGCGAGCTCGAGGTGCACCGCGTGCGTGCCGCCTTCCTCGCCGCCCTCGAGGCCGCCCGGGACCGCTCGCGCGAGCTCGGCTCCTGA
- a CDS encoding HAD family hydrolase: protein MTFQALLLDLDDTLVDHRGASERGVRAWLSGLGLADSPAELETHVERWFVLEARHYERAQRGEVSYLEHRRARIRDFLPGWDLADDTLADDVYAGFLGCYRAAWRAFDDAAAAISRARAAGLPVGILTNGELPIQTEKLRRTGLLRSDVPVFASSALPAAKPDPRSYLTACASLGADPAATLMVGDSLRHDVVGAQRAGLQARLLDRHGRHDARRSGMRVRTVRSLAEVA from the coding sequence ATGACGTTCCAGGCCCTGCTCCTCGACCTGGACGACACCCTGGTGGACCACCGCGGCGCCTCCGAGCGCGGCGTGCGGGCGTGGCTGTCCGGGCTCGGCCTCGCGGACTCGCCGGCCGAGCTCGAGACCCACGTGGAGCGCTGGTTCGTGCTCGAGGCGCGCCACTACGAGCGCGCCCAGCGGGGCGAGGTCAGCTACCTCGAGCACCGACGGGCGCGGATCCGCGACTTCCTGCCGGGCTGGGACCTGGCCGACGACACCCTCGCCGACGACGTCTACGCGGGCTTCCTCGGCTGCTACCGGGCCGCGTGGCGGGCCTTCGACGACGCGGCTGCGGCGATCTCGCGGGCCCGCGCGGCGGGGCTGCCGGTCGGCATCCTCACCAACGGCGAGCTCCCGATCCAGACCGAGAAGCTGCGCCGCACCGGCCTGCTCCGCTCCGACGTCCCGGTGTTCGCGTCCTCCGCGCTCCCGGCCGCGAAGCCCGACCCGCGGTCCTACCTGACCGCGTGCGCGTCACTCGGAGCCGATCCCGCCGCGACGCTGATGGTCGGCGACTCCCTGCGCCACGACGTCGTCGGCGCGCAGCGGGCCGGGCTGCAGGCGCGCCTGCTCGACCGTCACGGCCGCCACGACGCCCGGCGGTCGGGCATGCGGGTGCGGACGGTGCGCAGCCTGGCGGAGGTGGCCTGA
- the trpS gene encoding tryptophan--tRNA ligase, producing the protein MSSTPSRRLSLLTPSGRLTLGNLLGALRPMRAAQAGAECFYGISDLHALTTPRSPDVLRAAITEQSTLLLAAGLDASTLFRQSQVPAHAELSYLLECVATTGELGRMIQFKEKSRRQQSVRTSLLTYPVLMAADILLYRPTHVPVGDDQRQHMELTRDLALRFNTTYGEVFTVPEITVPTAGARVMDLADPTSKMSKSGPDAGAIALLDPPDVVRRKVARAVTDSDTGPAAVRSDRETKPGVTNLLEILTACGGSPEGITTYGALKAAVTDAVVAELAPLQARYRELAADPVHVSETYRSGAERCREVTAPVLAAARTAMGL; encoded by the coding sequence ATGTCCAGCACCCCGTCTCGACGTCTCTCCCTGCTCACCCCGAGCGGTCGGCTGACCCTCGGCAACCTGCTCGGCGCGCTGCGACCGATGCGGGCCGCCCAGGCCGGCGCCGAGTGCTTCTACGGCATCTCCGACCTGCACGCCCTGACCACGCCCCGCTCCCCCGACGTGCTGCGAGCCGCGATCACCGAGCAGTCGACCCTGCTGCTGGCGGCCGGCCTCGACGCCAGCACCCTGTTCCGGCAGAGCCAGGTCCCGGCGCACGCGGAGCTGTCCTACCTGCTCGAGTGCGTCGCCACGACGGGCGAGCTCGGCCGGATGATCCAGTTCAAGGAGAAGTCGCGCCGCCAGCAGTCGGTACGGACCTCGCTGCTCACCTACCCGGTGCTGATGGCCGCCGACATCCTGCTCTACCGGCCGACCCACGTGCCGGTCGGCGACGACCAGCGCCAGCACATGGAGCTCACCCGCGACCTCGCGCTGCGCTTCAACACCACCTACGGCGAGGTGTTCACGGTCCCCGAGATCACCGTGCCCACGGCCGGTGCACGGGTGATGGACCTGGCCGACCCGACCAGCAAGATGAGCAAGTCCGGACCCGACGCCGGGGCGATCGCGCTGCTCGACCCGCCGGACGTCGTACGCCGCAAGGTCGCCCGCGCCGTCACCGACTCCGACACCGGGCCGGCAGCGGTCCGGTCCGATCGCGAGACCAAGCCGGGCGTCACGAACCTGCTCGAGATCCTCACCGCCTGTGGCGGGTCGCCGGAGGGGATCACGACCTACGGCGCGCTCAAGGCAGCCGTCACCGACGCTGTCGTCGCCGAGCTGGCGCCGCTGCAGGCGAGGTACCGGGAGCTGGCCGCGGACCCGGTGCACGTGAGCGAGACCTACCGCAGCGGGGCCGAGCGCTGCCGCGAGGTGACCGCGCCGGTGCTGGCAGCCGCGCGGACGGCGATGGGGTTGTGA
- a CDS encoding TetR family transcriptional regulator — protein sequence MTTRTDRPQRADARRNVEAILDAATATLARDPDASVNDIAKAAGVGRVTLYGHFENRGVLVAAVVARAMQDSEVSLRGVDLSGDPAAALVRLIEATWQVTLRYGALVVAAEKSLPAADLAAAHDEPRERVERLLGRGRDAGRFRADLPVSWLVTTMHTVTHAAATSVYAGELAADQGARAIAATMLGLLTPPGEVVPDLDALRAAG from the coding sequence GTGACCACGCGTACCGACCGTCCGCAGCGAGCCGACGCCCGCCGCAACGTGGAGGCCATCCTCGATGCGGCCACCGCGACCCTGGCCCGCGACCCGGACGCCAGCGTCAACGACATCGCGAAGGCGGCGGGGGTCGGCCGGGTGACCCTCTACGGCCACTTCGAGAACCGGGGCGTGCTCGTGGCGGCGGTGGTCGCGCGGGCGATGCAGGACTCGGAGGTGTCGCTGCGCGGCGTCGACCTCTCCGGGGATCCCGCGGCCGCGCTGGTCCGGCTGATCGAGGCGACCTGGCAGGTGACCCTGCGCTACGGCGCCCTCGTGGTCGCCGCGGAGAAGAGCCTGCCGGCCGCCGACCTGGCCGCGGCGCACGACGAGCCGCGCGAGCGCGTCGAGCGGCTGCTCGGCCGTGGCCGGGACGCCGGCAGGTTCCGCGCGGACCTCCCCGTCTCCTGGCTGGTCACGACGATGCACACGGTGACCCATGCCGCTGCGACCTCGGTGTACGCCGGTGAGCTGGCCGCCGACCAGGGGGCGCGGGCGATCGCGGCCACGATGCTCGGGCTGCTGACGCCGCCGGGCGAGGTGGTGCCGGACCTCGACGCGCTGCGCGCCGCTGGCTGA
- a CDS encoding helix-turn-helix domain-containing protein, whose product MTPSSRERAESLPDPKFLTIAEVASVMRVSKMTVYRLVHGGELPAVRVGRSFRVTEDDVNEYLRKSFYSAG is encoded by the coding sequence ATGACTCCTTCGTCGCGCGAGCGCGCCGAGTCCCTGCCCGACCCGAAGTTCCTCACCATCGCCGAGGTCGCCTCGGTGATGCGGGTCTCCAAGATGACCGTCTACCGCCTGGTCCACGGCGGAGAGCTCCCGGCCGTCCGGGTGGGTCGCTCGTTCCGGGTCACCGAGGACGACGTCAACGAGTACCTGCGCAAGTCCTTCTACTCCGCCGGCTGA
- a CDS encoding 30S ribosomal protein bS22, which yields MGSVIKKRRKRMAKKKHRKLLKKTRVQRRKLGK from the coding sequence GTGGGTTCTGTCATCAAGAAGCGCCGCAAGCGCATGGCGAAGAAGAAGCACCGCAAGCTGCTGAAGAAGACGCGCGTTCAGCGTCGCAAGCTCGGTAAGTGA
- a CDS encoding NAD-dependent epimerase/dehydratase family protein, which yields MGAGRTVLVTGVSRDLGRTLARTLATDPGIDRVVGVDVVPPRGDLGDVTFVRADIRNPVIAKVIAKEDVDTVVHMSVIATPGSAGARGTMKELNVIGTMQLLAACQKAEGLRTLVVKSSTTAYGASSRDPAMFTEDMEPRRPARTGYAKDVVEVEQYVRGFARRRPDVTTTLLRCANVIGPRVVSPLASYFRLPVIPTVLGFDPRLQFLHETDLNRVLRHAVREDVGGTFNVAGDGLLMLSQALRRSGRPNVAVPGMAFGGLGSVLKSVRRADLSPELVAFLTYGRGVDTTRMRSELGFEPHYTTASAFAEFAASLPPGSRRTDQVLGALAERLPAVDDDRPAQLTLAGGTDG from the coding sequence ATGGGCGCCGGACGCACGGTCCTGGTCACGGGGGTCTCGCGAGACCTCGGCCGAACCCTTGCGCGCACCCTGGCCACCGACCCCGGGATCGACCGGGTCGTCGGTGTCGACGTCGTCCCCCCGCGGGGCGACCTCGGCGACGTCACGTTCGTGCGCGCCGACATCCGCAACCCGGTCATCGCGAAGGTCATCGCCAAGGAGGACGTCGACACCGTCGTCCACATGAGCGTCATCGCGACCCCCGGCTCCGCCGGTGCCCGCGGCACCATGAAGGAGCTCAACGTCATCGGGACGATGCAGCTCCTCGCCGCCTGCCAGAAGGCGGAGGGGCTGCGCACCCTGGTCGTGAAGTCCTCGACGACGGCGTACGGCGCCAGCAGCCGCGACCCCGCCATGTTCACCGAGGACATGGAGCCGCGGCGGCCCGCGCGCACCGGGTACGCCAAGGACGTGGTCGAGGTCGAGCAGTACGTCCGCGGCTTCGCCCGTCGGCGTCCCGACGTCACGACCACGCTGCTGCGCTGCGCCAACGTCATCGGTCCGCGGGTCGTGAGCCCGCTGGCGTCCTATTTCCGGCTGCCGGTGATCCCGACCGTGCTCGGGTTCGACCCGCGCCTGCAGTTCCTGCACGAGACCGACCTCAACCGCGTCCTGCGCCACGCCGTGCGCGAGGACGTCGGCGGCACCTTCAACGTGGCCGGTGACGGCCTGCTCATGCTGTCGCAGGCACTGCGCCGCTCCGGGCGGCCCAACGTCGCCGTCCCGGGCATGGCCTTCGGCGGCCTCGGCTCGGTGCTGAAGTCGGTGCGCCGCGCCGACCTGTCGCCCGAGCTGGTCGCGTTCTTGACCTACGGCCGCGGTGTGGACACCACGCGGATGCGCAGCGAGCTCGGCTTCGAGCCGCACTACACGACGGCCTCGGCGTTCGCCGAGTTCGCCGCCTCGCTCCCGCCCGGCTCGCGCCGCACCGACCAGGTGCTCGGCGCGCTCGCCGAGCGCCTCCCTGCGGTCGACGACGACCGTCCCGCCCAGCTCACCCTCGCTGGAGGCACGGATGGCTGA
- a CDS encoding lysophospholipid acyltransferase family protein, which translates to MADAEIIPIGTRGQPGRGTGKRPSAAARGLAPKSGTPRKAPAKKPAAKALAKDAPVEERPLVDETPVIDTPSLLDAPAEVPAAPLVAPARTEERGTSPLAGIPVGDWLAGFQHASKELFGDQWEPQLARFLAFLRRRVTGDYTVDEYGFDAEVTERFFMAALRPVAQKWFRIEVRGVENIPADGGALVVSNHSGTVPVDGLMTMVSIHDHTGRFLRPLGADLVFRLPVVGSVARKGGATLACNEDAERMLRGGELVGVWPEGFKGIGKPFSERYKLQRFGRGGFVSAALRTGVPIVPLSVVGAEEIYPLVGNIPSLARLLGVPYIPITPFFPLLGPLGLVPLPSKWLLEFGEPIRTDEYDDGAAEDPMLVFNVTDQVRETIQQTLYSLLMQRESVFR; encoded by the coding sequence ATGGCTGACGCCGAGATCATCCCGATCGGAACCCGCGGCCAGCCCGGCCGTGGCACCGGAAAGCGCCCGTCGGCCGCGGCCCGCGGGCTCGCGCCCAAGAGCGGTACGCCGCGCAAGGCGCCCGCGAAGAAGCCGGCCGCCAAGGCGCTGGCGAAGGACGCCCCGGTCGAGGAGCGGCCGCTCGTCGACGAGACCCCCGTGATCGATACGCCGTCGCTGCTCGACGCGCCGGCCGAGGTCCCTGCTGCGCCGCTGGTGGCGCCGGCCCGCACCGAGGAGCGTGGCACCAGCCCGCTCGCCGGCATCCCGGTCGGGGACTGGCTGGCGGGCTTCCAGCACGCCAGCAAGGAGCTGTTCGGCGACCAGTGGGAGCCCCAGCTGGCGCGCTTCCTGGCCTTCCTGCGGCGCCGGGTGACCGGCGACTACACCGTCGACGAGTACGGCTTCGACGCCGAGGTCACCGAGCGCTTCTTCATGGCCGCGCTGCGGCCGGTGGCGCAGAAGTGGTTCCGCATCGAGGTCCGCGGCGTCGAGAACATCCCGGCCGACGGTGGTGCACTGGTCGTGTCCAACCACTCGGGCACCGTCCCGGTCGACGGCCTGATGACGATGGTGTCGATCCACGACCACACCGGCCGCTTCCTGCGCCCGCTCGGCGCCGACCTGGTGTTCCGGCTGCCCGTGGTGGGCTCGGTGGCCCGCAAGGGCGGCGCCACCTTGGCGTGCAACGAGGACGCCGAGCGGATGCTGCGCGGCGGCGAGCTGGTCGGCGTGTGGCCCGAGGGCTTCAAGGGCATCGGCAAGCCGTTCTCCGAGCGCTACAAGCTCCAGCGGTTCGGCCGTGGCGGCTTCGTGTCCGCCGCGCTGCGCACCGGCGTGCCGATCGTGCCGCTGTCGGTGGTCGGCGCCGAGGAGATCTACCCGCTCGTCGGCAACATCCCGTCGCTGGCCCGCCTGCTCGGCGTGCCGTACATCCCGATCACGCCGTTCTTCCCGCTGCTCGGGCCGCTCGGCCTGGTGCCGCTGCCGTCGAAGTGGCTGCTCGAGTTCGGCGAGCCGATCCGCACCGACGAGTACGACGACGGCGCGGCCGAGGACCCGATGCTGGTGTTCAACGTGACCGACCAGGTCCGCGAGACCATCCAGCAGACGCTCTACAGCCTGCTCATGCAGCGGGAGTCCGTCTTCCGCTGA
- a CDS encoding DUF5667 domain-containing protein — protein sequence MRGNAWSRGAEEFDALVSGRAGDTEAHAELLELVAALRAVPPVSARPEFVSSLRTQLVAAAEREPARAEEALAVRLTPRQRRGSRERRLAAVIGGFAVVSATGSMAMASQDALPGDVLYPVKRALENAQTNLQSDGAAKADTLISHAEARLDELQSLVARDRSADEVNATLQDFTDQARQASEFALDDYAATGKSDRIADLRAFAGESMDVLAGLAPVIPSDSRSPLITATQTIRQIDAAAWEACPSCADGAVAELPDFAALPLAAVLAGDVTVPVDDAAPLPTKKPHQAPQATSTPDATAPIVPPVLPPVDLPTVPNPTKDLKKPLGETVEGVTKGLTDTLGINGGSQTTDGTATDPGLVPGLVDGLTGIVGGLLGGK from the coding sequence ATGCGCGGGAACGCCTGGTCGCGCGGCGCCGAGGAGTTCGACGCTCTGGTCTCCGGCCGCGCCGGTGACACGGAGGCTCACGCCGAGCTGCTCGAGCTGGTCGCCGCGCTGCGCGCCGTCCCGCCGGTCAGCGCCCGCCCCGAGTTCGTGTCCTCCCTGCGCACCCAGCTGGTCGCCGCCGCCGAGCGGGAGCCCGCTCGCGCCGAGGAGGCCCTGGCCGTCCGCCTCACCCCGCGCCAGCGCCGCGGCTCCCGCGAGCGCCGCCTGGCCGCGGTCATCGGTGGCTTCGCCGTGGTCTCCGCCACCGGATCGATGGCGATGGCCTCGCAGGACGCCCTGCCGGGTGACGTGCTCTACCCGGTCAAGCGCGCCCTCGAGAACGCCCAGACCAACCTCCAGTCCGACGGCGCCGCCAAGGCCGACACCCTCATCTCGCACGCCGAGGCCCGCCTCGACGAGCTCCAGTCGCTGGTCGCCCGCGACCGCAGCGCCGACGAGGTCAACGCGACCCTGCAGGACTTCACCGACCAGGCCCGTCAGGCGTCCGAGTTCGCGCTCGACGACTACGCGGCCACCGGCAAGTCCGACCGGATCGCCGACCTGCGCGCGTTCGCCGGCGAGAGCATGGACGTGCTGGCCGGCCTCGCCCCGGTCATCCCGTCCGACAGCCGCTCGCCGCTGATCACCGCGACCCAGACGATCCGCCAGATCGACGCCGCCGCGTGGGAGGCCTGCCCGAGCTGCGCCGACGGCGCTGTCGCCGAGCTGCCCGACTTCGCCGCCCTGCCACTCGCCGCGGTCCTCGCCGGCGACGTCACGGTCCCGGTCGACGACGCGGCGCCGCTGCCGACGAAGAAGCCGCACCAGGCGCCGCAGGCGACGTCCACGCCGGACGCGACCGCCCCGATCGTCCCGCCGGTGCTGCCGCCGGTCGACCTGCCGACGGTGCCGAACCCGACGAAGGACCTGAAGAAGCCGCTGGGCGAGACCGTCGAGGGCGTCACCAAGGGCCTCACCGACACCCTCGGCATCAACGGCGGCTCCCAGACGACCGACGGCACCGCCACCGACCCCGGTCTCGTGCCCGGCCTGGTCGACGGCCTGACCGGCATCGTCGGCGGACTGCTCGGCGGCAAGTGA
- a CDS encoding sigma-70 family RNA polymerase sigma factor produces MTWQRTDLSRGLDALRAAVLAALSPEPALAGGAGAAGPAGGRRGADHWLLSEAHAETEGYDREASAGFGDSTLATSSEDSPEARERLIALVELARGGDAEAFGQLYDHYQPSVYRFLYYRTRSVVVAEDLCSETFFRALRNMSSFRWQGKDFGAWLMTIARNLATDHFKAGRTRLELTTEDMGQHDDATEGPENAVLASLTNEILLESLTKLPNEQRDCLIMRFLQGMSIAETAAALGRSDGAIKQLQLRGVRNLAKLMPEGIR; encoded by the coding sequence ATGACCTGGCAGCGCACTGACCTGTCGCGAGGGCTGGACGCCCTGCGCGCGGCCGTGCTCGCTGCCCTGTCCCCCGAGCCCGCCCTCGCCGGTGGCGCTGGTGCCGCCGGCCCCGCCGGCGGTCGTCGTGGCGCCGACCACTGGCTGCTGAGCGAGGCCCACGCCGAGACCGAGGGCTACGACCGCGAGGCGTCGGCCGGCTTCGGCGACTCCACCCTCGCCACCTCCTCCGAGGACTCGCCCGAGGCGCGCGAGCGCCTGATCGCGCTGGTCGAGCTGGCCCGCGGCGGCGACGCCGAGGCGTTCGGCCAGCTCTACGACCACTACCAGCCGTCGGTCTACCGCTTCCTCTACTACCGCACCCGCTCGGTCGTCGTCGCCGAGGACCTGTGCTCGGAGACCTTCTTCCGCGCGCTGCGCAACATGTCGTCGTTCCGCTGGCAGGGCAAGGACTTCGGCGCCTGGCTGATGACCATCGCCCGCAACCTGGCCACCGACCACTTCAAGGCCGGCCGGACCCGCCTCGAGCTGACCACCGAGGACATGGGACAGCACGACGACGCGACCGAGGGTCCCGAGAACGCCGTGCTCGCCAGCCTCACCAACGAGATCCTGCTCGAGTCGCTCACCAAGCTCCCCAACGAGCAGCGCGACTGCCTCATCATGCGCTTCCTGCAGGGCATGAGCATCGCCGAGACCGCTGCGGCCCTGGGGCGCAGCGACGGCGCGATCAAGCAGCTCCAGCTCCGCGGCGTGCGCAACCTGGCGAAGCTGATGCCGGAGGGGATCCGATGA
- a CDS encoding HAD family hydrolase translates to MVPPADRPRRLNLQQRSRLAGEAAAAAAEVETALAHPVDPKAAAFFDVDNTVMQGASIFHLAKGLYRRKFFTTRDLVGAAYKQAYFRIAGVEDPEHVAEARNSALAFIAGHTVQELEEIGEEIFDEAMAHRIWPGTRALAQMHLDQGQRVWLVTAAPIEIASLIARRLGLTGALGTVAEHVDGVYTGRLVGDMLHGPAKAVAVTALAEREGLDLSLCSAYSDSSNDLPMLSLVGDPCAINPDAKLRAHARANGWRIRDYRTGRKAARAGLIAGSAATGAAIAGAVVRRQVRRHVS, encoded by the coding sequence ATGGTGCCGCCCGCTGACCGCCCCCGTCGGCTCAACCTGCAGCAGCGCTCGCGCCTGGCCGGCGAGGCAGCGGCGGCCGCAGCCGAGGTCGAGACCGCGCTCGCGCACCCGGTCGACCCGAAGGCGGCGGCGTTCTTCGACGTCGACAACACGGTGATGCAGGGCGCGAGCATCTTCCACCTGGCCAAGGGGCTGTACCGGCGCAAGTTCTTCACGACCCGCGACCTGGTCGGGGCGGCGTACAAGCAGGCGTACTTCCGCATCGCCGGCGTCGAGGACCCCGAGCACGTGGCCGAGGCCCGCAACTCCGCGCTCGCGTTCATCGCCGGGCACACCGTGCAGGAGCTCGAGGAGATCGGCGAGGAGATCTTCGACGAGGCCATGGCCCACCGGATCTGGCCCGGCACCCGGGCGCTCGCGCAGATGCACCTCGACCAGGGCCAGCGGGTCTGGCTGGTCACGGCCGCGCCGATCGAGATCGCGAGCCTGATCGCCCGGCGCCTCGGCCTCACCGGCGCGCTGGGCACCGTCGCCGAACACGTCGACGGCGTCTACACCGGCAGGCTGGTCGGCGACATGCTGCACGGGCCCGCGAAGGCCGTCGCGGTCACCGCACTCGCCGAGCGCGAGGGGCTGGACCTGTCCCTGTGCTCGGCCTACAGCGACTCCTCCAACGACCTGCCGATGCTCAGCCTGGTCGGCGACCCGTGCGCCATCAACCCCGACGCCAAGCTGCGCGCCCACGCCCGCGCCAACGGCTGGCGGATCCGTGACTACCGGACCGGCCGCAAGGCTGCCCGGGCGGGCCTGATCGCCGGCTCGGCCGCCACCGGAGCGGCGATCGCCGGTGCGGTCGTACGGCGACAGGTGCGTCGCCACGTCTCCTGA